In the Sediminibacter sp. Hel_I_10 genome, one interval contains:
- a CDS encoding glycosyltransferase family 4 protein encodes MKKALIITYYWPPAGGPGVQRWLKFVKYLPDYGVDPIVYCPENPSYPIVDESLLHEIPNTVQVLKQPINEPYRFAKVLSQKKSKKISSGVIPKPHNQTWVQKLMLYVRGNFFIPDARKNWIKPSVAFLSEYLSQHQIDTLITSGPPHSLHLIGLELKAKFGIKWLADFRDPWTTIGYHKQLKLTNSSQEKHLQLERKVLQSADHIIVTSDNTKKEFVLKTDSPITVITNGYDKVIQDQPAKDDQFTLSHIGSLLSERNPLKLWEAIAELIAEHPEFKDKFELKLIGITSEAVLESLHHLGLSDYVKNIGYVSHKEAVIAQMTSRVLLMVEIDSEDTKVIIPGKFFEYMASGTPILAVGPKDTDVERILRNTNTGGYYYYDQKQQMKSQILLYFEAYKTNSLFVNARNLDQFTRKSLTAELAKLV; translated from the coding sequence ATGAAAAAAGCACTCATTATTACATATTATTGGCCACCTGCTGGAGGTCCAGGAGTGCAACGTTGGCTCAAATTTGTAAAATACCTTCCAGACTATGGCGTGGATCCCATTGTGTATTGTCCTGAAAACCCTAGTTATCCAATTGTAGACGAAAGTTTACTTCATGAGATTCCCAATACGGTTCAGGTATTGAAGCAACCCATTAACGAGCCTTATCGTTTCGCTAAGGTGCTCTCTCAAAAGAAATCGAAAAAAATTAGTTCTGGCGTAATTCCTAAACCTCATAATCAAACATGGGTTCAAAAACTAATGCTTTACGTGAGAGGTAATTTTTTTATTCCCGATGCAAGAAAAAATTGGATAAAACCTTCCGTAGCATTTCTTTCAGAGTATTTGAGCCAACATCAAATAGATACGCTCATCACATCTGGCCCACCGCACAGTCTCCATTTGATTGGTTTGGAATTAAAAGCGAAATTTGGAATCAAATGGCTGGCAGATTTTAGAGATCCATGGACCACGATAGGCTATCACAAACAATTGAAACTAACAAATTCTTCTCAAGAAAAACACCTGCAATTAGAACGTAAAGTATTGCAATCTGCAGATCATATTATTGTGACCAGTGACAATACTAAAAAAGAATTTGTATTAAAAACAGATAGCCCAATTACGGTAATTACTAATGGTTACGACAAGGTAATACAAGACCAACCTGCTAAAGATGATCAATTCACACTGTCTCATATAGGATCTTTACTGTCAGAACGTAACCCTCTAAAATTATGGGAAGCAATAGCAGAGCTCATCGCAGAACATCCTGAGTTTAAGGATAAATTTGAGCTTAAGCTCATAGGCATTACGAGTGAAGCGGTTCTTGAGTCTCTCCACCATCTCGGATTAAGTGATTACGTTAAAAATATAGGATATGTGTCACATAAAGAGGCTGTTATAGCGCAAATGACTTCTCGCGTATTGCTCATGGTAGAAATAGACTCTGAAGACACCAAAGTAATTATTCCAGGGAAATTTTTTGAATACATGGCTTCAGGCACACCTATCTTAGCGGTCGGTCCCAAAGACACCGATGTGGAACGTATTTTGAGAAACACAAATACAGGCGGCTATTATTACTACGATCAAAAACAACAGATGAAGTCTCAGATTTTATTGTATTTTGAGGCTTATAAAACCAATTCTCTATTTGTAAATGCAAGAAATTTGGATCAATTCACACGTAAATCATTGACTGCAGAACTAGCTAAACTCGTTTAG